The stretch of DNA ATTGGGCGAGTTTCAGGGCAATTACAAACGTTTTCTGCTGTCCCTGCGACCCGAATTTTTTAAGCGGCACCGGGTCGTTTCTGCCAATCAAAAAACTATAGTCGTCTTTGTGTACGCCCATTGTGGTGCGTTGCAGCACCGTATCCCGCCGACGAAAGTGCCGAAACTCGGCGGCAAAATCGGGGTTGCTCACCTCCGATTCGTAAACAATGTTCACGGCTTCGCGCTCGTCGCTCAGGTAGGCGTAATGTGACTGAAAATCAGGCAAAAACTCGATTATGAATTGCTGTCTCCGGTCGTGAATCCGCTGTCCGATTTCCAGTAGCGGCTCGTCGTAGGTATCTAATAAATCGTTATCGACCTGATTTCGCTCGGCAAATAGTTTCAGCAGACTGTTACGCTGTTTCAGCACCTGCTGATACGCTAAATAATCGCGCAGATAAGCACTGTCGAGTTGGGAGAGAACACCATCGAAAAAGTGACGCCGGTCTTCCGAATGATCGCGCACGAGGTCGGTATCATTGGGTGCCATCAACACTACCGGAAATCGTCCAATGTGTTCACTGACGCGTTCATAAGGTTTTTTATCGGCCATAAGTACCTTACGCTGACCGCGTTGCAGGCTAATCGTAATCTGCGTATGATGGTGTTCCGACTCCTCGAAGATACCGTCAATAATAAAATAATCGGCTTCATGCTGAATAGTAAGAGCGTCCTGATTCTGAAAGGCACTTTTGCTGAGCGATAGAAAATAAACGGCGTCTAAGAGGTTGGTTTTGCCGCTGCCGTTTGGGCCAACAATTACGTTCACCTGCCTCCCGAACGCATAGCGTGCGTCTTCGTAGTTTTTAAAATTAGTCAGGCTCAGCTTTTCGAGATGCATAGCTATTGAATACCGGCAGAATGCGTAATTTCGCAGCAGCTTTGGTTTATGACAGGGTATAAGCCAGTCATTCCGCAACAAAGATATAGCCGGTTTGTTAGGTTAACGGTAATGCGGTAGCCCGACCGAAGTACGGACTCAATAGAATACATCCTCATGGCAAGCGTCAAAGAGAAAAGCCCGGCCTCTGCGCCGGTAAAACAAAACGGCAAAGCTCCGGCTCCGGCTCAAACCCAGCACCCTAAAGAGCGGTACATGTATTGGTACGAGTCGATGCAGTTGCAACGCAAGTTTGAAGAAAAAGCGGGGCAGCTCTACGGTCAACAAAAAATCCGGGGCTTCTGCCACCTTTATATCGGGCAGGAAGCCGGTTCGTCGGGTTCTTACTCGGCCCTGACCAAAGACGACAAGTGGATTACGGCCTACCGCGATCACGGCATTCCGCTTGCCCTCGGTTCTGACCCGAAAGCGGTAATGGCCGAATTATTCGCCAAGCAAACCGGCTCGTCGAAAGGCAAAGGCGGGTCGATGCACATTTTCGACAAGTCAGTCAATTTTGTGGGTGGGCATGGTATTGTGGGTGCGCAGATTCCGATGGGGGCAGGCATTGCCTTCGCCGAAAAATACAACAAGACCCAGAATCTCTGCATCTGTTTCTTTGGCGATGGAGCCGTTCGGCAGGGTGCGCTGCACGAAGCCTTCAACATGGCGATGCTCTGGAAACTGCCCGTCATCTTCGTGGTTGAGAACAATGGCTACGCCATGGGAACATCAGTAGCCCGCACCTCCAACGTAACCGAATTGTACACCATCGGCGAAGCCTACGACATGCCTTCGGAGCCGGTCGATGCCATGGATGTAGAAGCCGTTCACGAAGCCGTTAGCCGCGCTGCCGAACGCGCCCGCGCTGGCGAAGGCCCAACATACCTTGAGTTTCGCACCTACCGCTACCGGGGCCACTCGATGTCGGACCCGCAGAAGTATCGTTCCAAAGAAGAAGTGGAGCAATACAAACAACGCGACCCTATCGAGATGGTTAAGTCCCGGATTCTGGAGCGCGGTATTGCCACCGAAGAAGAGCTAACAGCCATCGATCAGAAAATTAAAGGCATCGTTGATGAGTCGGTGAAATTCGCCGAAGAATCGCCGTACCCACCTGCCGAAGAAGCGTACAAAGATGTGTATGTACAGCAGGATTATCCGTTTCTGAAAGAATAGTGGTGGTGTGTGAGAGGTAATACCCTCCAAAATATCGGTAAGTCGCACAGTATAAAGCCTGGCCCAATGGTCAGGCTTTATACATTTTACGTGCTTTTCCAACCTTTTGCCTGTTTGTTTACCCTTTAGCACGAAGCAACTGAAAACTGCATGTTTCGCTTGGCAAACACGCCCGACATACCCGAATCGGAACGCCGGACCGCCGAACTGGTCGAACGCTGTCGTCAGCACGACCGCACGGCGCAGCGGCTGTTGTTCGAGCAGTATAAGCGGGCCATGTTTTCGACCGCGTATCGCATCACCAATAATTACGACGATGCCAATGATGCTTTGCAGGACGCATTTGTAGACGTATTCCGAAACCTCGATCAGTTCGCGTTTCGGTCAACGCTGGGAGCCTGGATTAAAACGATTGTGGTGCGGCAGGCTATTCGGAAGCATCGGCTGGAAAGTCGCTTCGAAACCATCGATGAAGCAATACATGATCAGCCCGCGCCCCTGCCCGATACAGTAACCGGAGCCGAGTTAGACGCTGTTATCCGAAC from Spirosoma montaniterrae encodes:
- a CDS encoding RNA polymerase sigma factor, which codes for MFRLANTPDIPESERRTAELVERCRQHDRTAQRLLFEQYKRAMFSTAYRITNNYDDANDALQDAFVDVFRNLDQFAFRSTLGAWIKTIVVRQAIRKHRLESRFETIDEAIHDQPAPLPDTVTGAELDAVIRTLPDGARTAFLLAEVEGYSHKEIAEMLGIAEGTSKSQVSYAKKLIRTRIGGDLRD
- the recF gene encoding DNA replication/repair protein RecF (All proteins in this family for which functions are known are DNA-binding proteins that assist the filamentation of RecA onto DNA for the initiation of recombination or recombinational repair.), whose product is MHLEKLSLTNFKNYEDARYAFGRQVNVIVGPNGSGKTNLLDAVYFLSLSKSAFQNQDALTIQHEADYFIIDGIFEESEHHHTQITISLQRGQRKVLMADKKPYERVSEHIGRFPVVLMAPNDTDLVRDHSEDRRHFFDGVLSQLDSAYLRDYLAYQQVLKQRNSLLKLFAERNQVDNDLLDTYDEPLLEIGQRIHDRRQQFIIEFLPDFQSHYAYLSDEREAVNIVYESEVSNPDFAAEFRHFRRRDTVLQRTTMGVHKDDYSFLIGRNDPVPLKKFGSQGQQKTFVIALKLAQFDQLEATKTVKPILLLDDIFDKLDDHRIGKLIQRMDAGAFGQIFVTDARPERTRELLRQVRAEVRFFEIGS
- the pdhA gene encoding pyruvate dehydrogenase (acetyl-transferring) E1 component subunit alpha, which produces MASVKEKSPASAPVKQNGKAPAPAQTQHPKERYMYWYESMQLQRKFEEKAGQLYGQQKIRGFCHLYIGQEAGSSGSYSALTKDDKWITAYRDHGIPLALGSDPKAVMAELFAKQTGSSKGKGGSMHIFDKSVNFVGGHGIVGAQIPMGAGIAFAEKYNKTQNLCICFFGDGAVRQGALHEAFNMAMLWKLPVIFVVENNGYAMGTSVARTSNVTELYTIGEAYDMPSEPVDAMDVEAVHEAVSRAAERARAGEGPTYLEFRTYRYRGHSMSDPQKYRSKEEVEQYKQRDPIEMVKSRILERGIATEEELTAIDQKIKGIVDESVKFAEESPYPPAEEAYKDVYVQQDYPFLKE